From the Moorena sp. SIOASIH genome, the window TCCCGCCAATTCAGTAACCTTGCGGGCACAGTAGGAGGAAACTTCAGCAAAATCTGCCATCGATAGCGACGAGCAACCCGGATTACACTAGCTGGTGCTGGTCCTAGGATATCGTATTCGGCTTCAGGAGTATCTAAGCTGTCGGCTAAATCCTCCGCTACCTTCTCTACGGCCACAGGATCTAATCCACTTATGCGCAACAGAATCAAATCACCATAAGGGGGATAGTTCAGTGCTGCCCGTTGTTCCAATTCGTCCGAGATAAACGACTGATAATTATGAGTTTTGACAGCCTGAATCACAGGATGCTCTGGGGAATAAGTTTGAATAATCACCTGACCAGGGTCATCCCCACGACCGGCACGACCTGCCACCTGAGTTAAGGTTTGGAATGCCCGCTCGGATGCTCTATAGTCTGACAAATACAGTAGTCCATCTGCTGCTACTACTCCCACCAGTGTGACCTGAGCCAGATCTAATCCTTTGGTCAGCATTTGGGTTCCCACCAACAAGTCAGCTTCCCGATTAGCGAATTGAGTTAACAAAGTGCGATGAGCATTCTTGGTACGAGTGGTATCACTATCAAATCGGATAATTCGCAACTCTGGAAACAGCTTCGCCAAATCTTGAACAACCCGCTGAGTACCACTACCGAAAAATTTCAGGTAGGGAGAACTACATTCTGGACAACTACGGGGATGGAGTTGTCCGAAATTGCAATAGTGGCACCGCAATACTTGAGTAGCGCCTTCATGAGTATAGTGATAGGACAAGGAAACATCACAATTAGGGCATTCCAACACATGACCGCAACTACGACAAGACACAAAAGTACTATGTCCCCTGCGGGGGATAAATAAAATCCCTTGTTTCTCTTGTTCCTTTAGTCGTCTCAAGCGGTCTTGGAGAGAACGGCTAAAAATCGACCGATTCCCAGCTTGTAACTCCTGCCTCATATCCACAATTTCTACTGGTGGCAGGGGTCTTGATTGAATCCGTTCCGGTAGGGATAAGTAATGCGTGCTAAGTTCTGGATGCTGAGGAGGTGAACAGGTAAAGGGTTGAACCTCAGGAGCTGAAGAAGTCAGGGGATTAATTTCATTACCGATTTGACCATCTCTCGCTCCCCCCATCACCTTAAGACTGACCCAGCTTTCCACCGAAGGAGTAGCTGAACCTAAAATAAGGGGACAATTTTCTAATTCTGCTCGCCACTGGGCAACGGTGCGAGCGTGGTAGGTAGGAATAGGTTGGTCTTGCTTGAAGCTAGAGTCGTGTTCTTCATCTAAAACGATTAATCCCAACTGGGGCAAAGGGGCAAAAACAGCAGAACGAGTGCCAATCACCACTTGTGGCTCACCTGGGATCATCTGTCGCCAGGTATCATAGCGCTCCCCTTTATTCAAGGCACTGTGGTAAACCCGAACTTTGTCACCAAAGCGAGCCCGGAAACGGTCAGTAATTTGAGGAGTTAAACCAATTTCCGGCACCAACACCAAAGCGGATTTCCCTTGCGCTAGGATTGGTGCGATCGCTTGTAGATAGACCTCCGTTTTCCCAGACCCAGTCACCCCATGCAACAGCACTTGGGCAAAGCCATCAATATTATTAATCAGGTCTAATGCATGGGATTGCGCATTTGTCAAGTTTTTTGGGGCATCTGTAGCCATGGTTGGTGAAGTAGCACTGCGCAATACTTCCCTAGGCTCAATCACCACATATCCCTTATCTTCCCATGAACTTATAGTTGAGGAACTAACATTACAAATTTGTGATAGTTCACTCAACCACAAATCCCCCCCACGACGGCGTAGCACCTCCAATACTTCCCGTTGCCGTCGAGTCAGATCAGACCGATTGAGATTAGCCACCAGAGTCACAGCTTTCTTCAGCTTAGGACGAGTTGGCTTAGGAGCTTCCAGATAACTTTCCACCCAACCTCGCTTGAGCAGATGACGTAATCCTGCTTTAGCCCCCTTTACCTGACGTTGGAGGTATTGCCAGCTGTAATCCCCATGGGGTTTAGCCTGGAGAATCTCCAAAATCTTACTTGCGGCTGAATTATTGACGAAGACATGAGCCTCTTTAGGCAAAACCGAGGAATTGAGGCGAATTCGACGCTGCGATCGCCCCAACAGTCCCGGAGGTAAAGCAGACCGAATCACTTGGATTAGAGGGGTGCAGTAGTACTGAGCCACCCGCTCTAACAGTTGGCAGTAGGAACTTGGAAAGAAACCGGGACTGATCACCTCCTCTACGTCCTTAATTTTCTCCAGTGGTAAGTTTGGGGGTGGAGAGTCTACAATCCGAATAGCGATCGCTCCTAGCTGTTGAGTCCCGAATGACACACTCAGAACATCTCCAGGATTGATTGAAACATCCAATGGATTACGATAAGTATATATACCTTGAACTCCTGGACAATCTACTAGGACTTCAACCCACTTTTCTTGGCCACCACCAGAAAAGTAAAGTGCTCTAGGCTCAGCTAACAGTAGACCTAAAGGAGGATTAGACATAGGGCAGCTTTGGTTTGGGAAGGCTCCTATTCTATCACTATTGATAGATAGGAAAATTTTAAAATATGTGAGATCCTGTTTCCAGAGTCAAAATAAATAATAAAAGCAATGGCAAGAGAATTATCTCTCCTGCTTTCACCCTAGAGTGTAACTAAAATATATGTAATTAAACATTTCGTAATTACAGATACAATTAGCCAAACTGCTTCTGGTAAGCTTAAAATCATTAATTTATAATCACGTCAATCACACATCAACTACTTGAAGCAGGTTGGGTCACTGAGCTTTGAGGGTATGGAGCGTGTTTTAGCTGCTCTGTCTAGAGTATTAACTTCTTTGTGAAACCAGCAACATCAATTTTTGATAATAGACTTCTCATTAACGGCCAATTTTCAGCAACAGACAGCCTCAATCCCTCAAGGCAAGGGTTTTAACAAACTTAAAATACACTTGCAAATCACACATCCCTATGAATATTACAGAATTAAACCACACTCATACAATGCCGTCTACGGAAGAGAAGGATTTTTATGTTACTGACCACATTGAGCCAGAGGAAACAGATTTACAGCGTGTAGCGGTCGAATTCACCGAAGACGATGAACTAGTGGTCTCTACTTCCCATAATTTCCGGAAAAGCGGCTCTGATGACACAGTGGGTGCGTTCTTTAAGGAGATGGCTCGTTACCCATTGCTCAAGCCAGACGAAGAAGTAGATTTAGCCCGTCGGGTTAAGTTCCTAGTAGAAATCGACCAACTCCGGAACGGCTTACAGGAAAAATTAGACCGTAAACCAACCAAGGCGGAGGTAGCTACAGCGGTCGAGATGACAGAACGTCAGTTGGAGGGGAATTTATATCGCGGTCGTGTGGCAAAACGCAAGATGATTCGCTCGAACTTGCGCTTAGTGGTTTCAATTGCTAAACGATATATTAATCGCGGTGTACCATTTCTAGATTTGATTCAAGAAGGTGCCTTGGGCTTAAACCGAGCAGCAGAAAAGTTTGACCCAGATAAGGGTTACAAGTTTTCTACCTATGCTTATTGGTGGATTCGTCAAGCGATTACTCGTACTATTGCCAATGATGCCCGAACTATTCGTCTACCAATCCACATTGTAGAAAAGCTCAATAAACTTAAAAAAGCTCAGCGGGAACTTAAACAACAACTGCAGCGCAATCCTAATGAAATAGAACTTGCTCAAGCGCTAGAAATTTCTCCCTCCCATTTGCGTCAGTTACTAGAATTGCGTAGGCGCTCCCTTTCTTTGAATCACAGAGTCGGTAAAGGGGAAGACACAGAACTGATGGATTTACTCGAAGACAATGATCTACGATTGCCCGAAGATAAGATGAATGAATCCATGATGCGCCAGGAGATTTGGGAAGTTCTCAGTGATGTTCTGACTGAGCGGGAAAAAGATGTGATTTCTCTACGCTATGGTTTAGCCAGCAGTGAACCCTACACCCTAGAAGAAGTAGGAGGCATGTTCAATCTCTCTCGGGAACGGGTGCGTCAGATTCAAAGCAAAGCAATGCGTAAGCTACGCCGTCCCCAAGTGGCTCGACGGCTTAGAGACTGGTTGACCTAGTGCAGTAGGTCTTAGGTCAGCTCGTGACTCCTGGATAAAGGGTAAGCTATCAGCTATCAGCTATCAGCTATCAGCTATCAGCTATCAGCTATCAGCGCTGTAGCCACGCTACCGGAACAGTTTATGCCCATAACCAAAGCTACACCGAACAGCTTTTGAATAAAATAAACTGACGGCTGATGAATAAAATAAGCTGACGGCTGACGGCTGACGGCTGTTGGCGTAGCCTGCGCGTAGCGCATATGCTTACGATAAAGGTTATGTCGAAATCAGGTAATTCCAGTTAATTAGTTACCCATTACCCAAGAAGGTATATGATAATTAATCAAATTGTCTTTTTGATTGTCCCTTTGCCAGCACTATGGGTAACTTTACCTTAAGACCAGCCACAGAAGCTGATGTAGCGATTCTGTTTAATTTAATTAAGGCTCTAGCAGAGTATGAGAAACTCTCCGACGCTGTAACTGGTAATGCTGATGACCTGAAAGAACACCTGTTCGGCCCTAAACCCTATGTAGAAGCGATTATCGTTGAACAGGGTGGTCAAAAAGTGGGATTTGCACTGTTTTTTAACAACTATTCCACATTTCTAACTAAGCCGGGAATTTATCTAGAAGATTTATTTGTATTACCGGAATTTCGCCGCCAAGGTATCGGTAAAGCCATACTCAGTTACCTGGCTCAGCTAGCAGTGGAGCGTGGCTATGGGCGTTTAGAATGGAGTGTACTGGATTGGAATGAACCTGCGATCGCATTTTATGAACGTATGGGAGCAGCAGTATTGCCAGACTGGAGAATTTGTCGAGTTACTGGAACGGCTCTCAATCAGCTAGCTGAGTTTACCGATCCAGCTTCGACTGACTAATGTTGCTCAAATGCTATACTACGATGTATATACAGCTGCGATCCTAAACGCCTAGTTGCAGGTGAACTGCAAAAAGGACATAGGGTAAATCACATCTTGGTTTATATTAAAATAATCACTAATGACTATTTGGGTAAACGAGCAGATTGATCCATCAGGTCTTCTATACTCTTGTATTGCTACATGCAACGAAGAGCAGGCTAGGGATTGCCACGAGTCGTTTCAGAACAACTTGACTGATCAGCAAAAAGCAGCGGGTTGGGTTGCCCGATTACGCACAGTTAATTCTTGGGATGAAGTGCCCGTGAATACCTTGAAACTTAATTAGAATGTAGAATGAAGAATTAAGAATCAAGAATTGAGAATTGAGAATCAAGAATTGAGAATTGAGAATCAAGAATTGAGAATTAAGAATTAAGAATTAAGAATTAAGAATTAAGAATTAAGAATTAAGAATTAAGAATTAAGAATTAAGAATTAAGAATTAAGAATTAAGAATTAAGAATTAAGAATTAAGAATTAAGAATTAAGAATTGAGAATGAAGAATTAAGAATTGAGAATGAAGAATGAAGAATGAAGAATTAAGAATTAAGAATTAAGAATTAAGAATTGAGAATTCTGCCTTCTACATTCTACATTCTACATTCTGCATTCATTCTACATTCTGCATTCATTCTACATTCTACATTCTACATTGTACATTCTACATTGTACATTCTACATTCTTCATTCTTCATTCTTCATTCTTCATTCTTCATTCTTCATTCATTCTTCATTCTTCATTCATTCTTCATTCTACATTCTTAATTCTTCATTCTTCATTCTTCATACTGACCTTCTAAGCCCAAGATCTATTTGGGCTTTGGCAGTCGTAGCAAATTGGAACGGATTGGACCAAGAATCTGGTTTAGCTCACGCAATTGATCAGCTGTCCCCATACAAATCAGTAGGTCTCCTGGTATGAGTTTAGTGTCACCGTCTGGTCCAGCAATCAGACGACCGGAATCCCGGCGAATTGCTAGGACCATAGCACCAGTTTGCGATCGCAGTCGGGCATCCCTGAGGGTTTTG encodes:
- the priA gene encoding primosomal protein N', whose product is MSNPPLGLLLAEPRALYFSGGGQEKWVEVLVDCPGVQGIYTYRNPLDVSINPGDVLSVSFGTQQLGAIAIRIVDSPPPNLPLEKIKDVEEVISPGFFPSSYCQLLERVAQYYCTPLIQVIRSALPPGLLGRSQRRIRLNSSVLPKEAHVFVNNSAASKILEILQAKPHGDYSWQYLQRQVKGAKAGLRHLLKRGWVESYLEAPKPTRPKLKKAVTLVANLNRSDLTRRQREVLEVLRRRGGDLWLSELSQICNVSSSTISSWEDKGYVVIEPREVLRSATSPTMATDAPKNLTNAQSHALDLINNIDGFAQVLLHGVTGSGKTEVYLQAIAPILAQGKSALVLVPEIGLTPQITDRFRARFGDKVRVYHSALNKGERYDTWRQMIPGEPQVVIGTRSAVFAPLPQLGLIVLDEEHDSSFKQDQPIPTYHARTVAQWRAELENCPLILGSATPSVESWVSLKVMGGARDGQIGNEINPLTSSAPEVQPFTCSPPQHPELSTHYLSLPERIQSRPLPPVEIVDMRQELQAGNRSIFSRSLQDRLRRLKEQEKQGILFIPRRGHSTFVSCRSCGHVLECPNCDVSLSYHYTHEGATQVLRCHYCNFGQLHPRSCPECSSPYLKFFGSGTQRVVQDLAKLFPELRIIRFDSDTTRTKNAHRTLLTQFANREADLLVGTQMLTKGLDLAQVTLVGVVAADGLLYLSDYRASERAFQTLTQVAGRAGRGDDPGQVIIQTYSPEHPVIQAVKTHNYQSFISDELEQRAALNYPPYGDLILLRISGLDPVAVEKVAEDLADSLDTPEAEYDILGPAPASVIRVARRYRWQILLKFPPTVPARLLNWRELQDMCPPDISLTIDVNPLNIS
- a CDS encoding RNA polymerase sigma factor, RpoD/SigA family; this translates as MNITELNHTHTMPSTEEKDFYVTDHIEPEETDLQRVAVEFTEDDELVVSTSHNFRKSGSDDTVGAFFKEMARYPLLKPDEEVDLARRVKFLVEIDQLRNGLQEKLDRKPTKAEVATAVEMTERQLEGNLYRGRVAKRKMIRSNLRLVVSIAKRYINRGVPFLDLIQEGALGLNRAAEKFDPDKGYKFSTYAYWWIRQAITRTIANDARTIRLPIHIVEKLNKLKKAQRELKQQLQRNPNEIELAQALEISPSHLRQLLELRRRSLSLNHRVGKGEDTELMDLLEDNDLRLPEDKMNESMMRQEIWEVLSDVLTEREKDVISLRYGLASSEPYTLEEVGGMFNLSRERVRQIQSKAMRKLRRPQVARRLRDWLT
- a CDS encoding GNAT family N-acetyltransferase, which encodes MGNFTLRPATEADVAILFNLIKALAEYEKLSDAVTGNADDLKEHLFGPKPYVEAIIVEQGGQKVGFALFFNNYSTFLTKPGIYLEDLFVLPEFRRQGIGKAILSYLAQLAVERGYGRLEWSVLDWNEPAIAFYERMGAAVLPDWRICRVTGTALNQLAEFTDPASTD
- a CDS encoding glycogen debranching protein — its product is MTIWVNEQIDPSGLLYSCIATCNEEQARDCHESFQNNLTDQQKAAGWVARLRTVNSWDEVPVNTLKLN